The genomic stretch ATGGGACCCTGGAAGATCACACAATCTCCGTCTCCTGCTCTGTAAGGGCTTCTATGGCAGGAATGGCCTTGACCCTAGACGGTGGATACCAGGACCCACCAAAGGACAAAGTGCTGGTCCAAGACACACAATGGGAAGCCCCCTTTGGAGCCTGGCAACACACATGCAGCTTGGGGGAGCTGAGCACataagcgcacacacacacacacacgcacccagGCCCACTCGCAACTCACCAGACCGTGCCAGACTCCAGCGCTGAGGCCAGCTTCAGGGCTTTGTCCAGGTTCTTGGTGAACACGGCTGCTGTGAGTCCATAGTCAGTACTGTTGGCCCTTTTGATCACTTCTTCGATGTTTTTGAACTTCAGGATCGGCTGCACCGGTCCGAAGATCTAGGATTCATTGCAAGGCGAGCAATGAGAGGCATCTTTGCAGAGACCTGGATACTGAGCAGGTGTCTCCTTCACTTCCTGCTGCTTTCATGTGGCCAGAACACATGCACTGACCATGAGAATGGCAGAAAATGAGCTGGCTGTGCCCTTGGGTGAAAATGCTACGCTCGGTGTCTGTCGTTGTCATCAGGGTGCCTGGGAATCCCAGCTCAGGAACCTTGGGGTCATCCATGCATGCTGGGATGCTCAGAAGATAAACCTTGGTGGGTATCTTTTGGGGGAGTCATCTCAAGGGTGTTTGCAGGCAAGGTTGTAATACCATGCTGTGTTCTCCACCAACGAACACACCCTACTATGATCCCGTAAGAGCTCCCTGGCAGAGGAGGAGCCAGAGTCCCGGTGGACTCAACGGTGACCTAacagagagggaggagcccaACAGTGGAACCTTTGCAGGAATTACAAAGGAAGCCCAGCCGTCACCCAGTAGGACTGCTCATGTCCTTGGCATTCCCTTCGCAGgtgcctggggacacccagtCCCAGGGAGGGTTGAAGCCCAGGGGTGTGGGACCTTAGAGGTAAAAGATAACACCCGTCTCCAGGAAGCCCTCTGTAACAGTTCACTCATCCAGGTCCCCAGAATCAGGCTCTTAGCTTCTAAGCCCCAAGCCAGACCCAGCCTCCCTCTGGCCTAACAGTGAGGCTGGAAGGTACAAGCAGATGTGCACTTTTACAGGGTCTCCTTAACTGCCATTTCCAAGGATGGCCTTGATGGAAACAAGGCATTGTTGTTCAGGTTCCCTCTGGGATTGACGGCAGCTTTGGACCCAAGTCCATGGCCCAGTGCCTGGCAAAATTCATTTAGCAGGTAGTAGCTGTGCAACTAACTCAGGTACTGAGACCACAGGTGCCAAGCGGGAACTAGCTAGAATAGCCTGATGGCTGCTACATTGCCCTCGTGCACTGTTGGAGACAGGAAGACCCTGGAAGACAGGGACCAGGTCACATGGAAAAGGAGGCTTGCCTTGCAAAGGCTTCTGGGATCGCTGGTCCTGCAGAAAGTCTGGCCCCCACAAGTAAATACAAGGTCCCCAGCCTGCTGCTGCACGCACCTCCTCTTTGGCAATCCGCATCCTGTCGGTGACTTCTGAGAAGACTGTGGGTGTGATGAAGAGCCCTCTGTCTTCCATGGCTGAGCCCCCGCACTCCAGTTTGGCCCCTTCCTGCTTCCCACTCTCGATCAGCTCAAGAATTTTGTTGAACTGCTTCTGATCGATCTGCAAGACACAAATGGCAAGTAGAGTCACTTCCCCTGCAGACGTCCCAGACTTCCAGGGCCTTCCACGCTGCCAGCTGCCCAGCAGGTCCCTGCCAAGCCCTAACTGATGCCTTGTGGGTAACTCTTCCTCCGAGGCTCCGATCTGGCTCTGCAGAGCATGGACGAGGGACAAGCACAGCCCATTCcccattctctccctccccaggCTTAGGGTTTATGCACCTCTTGACTCCCTGAACCACACTGGGCAGCCAGTCCTGGAGAATCCCAGGTCTGCTGAAGTCCCACTCCTTGCTGTCCTAGCTCTTCACATCCTGGTGAGATTTGTTACATAAAAACATGGGGGTTCCCTCCTTATCTGAGGTTTTATCTTCAAAAGTTTCAGTTGGTCAAGGTCAACCCTGGTCTGaaaatatgaaatggaaaattccagaaataaacagctCCTAAGGTTTACACATTCAGCTTTACCCTGCCTGGGATGTGACCTGTCTCTCTGTCCAGTGCATCCACATAGTATGTGCTGCCTGCCCATTAGTGGGCCACGAACCATAACCCAGATATAAGATCaacaatgctcaagttccctggcaataagggaaatccaaattaaaacatcaatgaggtaccacctaacgccagtaagactggcccacatgaataaaagcaccaacaacacttgttggcgaggttgcggggaaaagggatccctactccactgctggtggggctgcaggctggtacagcctctatggaaatcagtatggagaatattcaaacaactcaaattcaatataccgtatgatccagcaatagcactcctaggaatatatccagaacaattgttttatgagaaaccaacatgcactcctatgctcatagcagcacaatcagtaattgcaaaaacatggaagcaaccaaaatgcccatcaacagaggattggataagaaaactatggttcatctactccatggaatactactcagctattaaaaaaaacaaaatgcagttctttgtggccaaatgggccaaactggaaaccataatgctaagggaaatgagccaatcacaaaaggttaaataccacatgtttgccttaatttaagatgatatgatgttatgtataacatgttatgttttgaatgttatatgttgtgtataaactaaattgaagtataggtgaggtggtcacagaaggtggctgggaactcgcatttacttttaacatattggttactcattactatgtcaattaattccataatgatataaatttttgctgatggtatgttggagctttcaattgactgggataatactctgctagctctgtcttcagaccagagagggtatacctaagaagacgttgaacttgactggacaataagatgctggactctatgtttggtatatgcttgcaatgggggaatctcaactgaacttgagctgtggttatgcaacaaggtggaggaatccaccatggtgggagggtttggggaggggtgggagaacccaagtatctatgtaactgtgtcacataatacaatgtaattaatgaagtttaataataaaaaaaaaaagtgaagcatcagacggaagatctttctgtctctcctcctctctatatatctgactttgtaatgaaaataaaataaattttttaaagactgcaAAATGGAGACatacatcttaaataaataaataaatttgggataccttaaaaaaaaacaaaaaacaaaaaacaaaaaaaaaaacaatgcaatatgcaCGGCTTGTGGGTCAagcagtttttattttccttaaaattagTTTACTGGTACAGttgttctaatttttaaagattcatttgaagtcataaataaagaggaagagagggaaagacagagatcttacaACCACTGAtcgactccccaaatggctgcagtgacttcagctgggccaggctgaagccaggagccagccttcATCTAGGTTCCtcgtgtgggtacaggagccctaAGCGCTCGAGCCAtcctacattgctttcccaggtgcattagcaaggagctggaccagaagtagagcagccaggactcaaactggtgtccacaaaGAATGCTGGCACTATGGACAACAGCTTGATGTGCTGAGCCACAGCAAAGGCCCTATAATTGCTCTATTTAGTAGTTGTGATTTTTCTGTTATTGtgtgtcttttaaaatttaaaccttaCCAGAGATGCATATGAATAAGAGAAAACATAGCGTTCTTGGGAGTCAACGCTATCTGCCATTTCAGGAGTCTACTGAGCCTCTGGAGCTATCCTTTGAGAATAAGGGTGAAGTGTGGTTTAGGATGTCCAGTTATATCAGAACTTCAGAAAAACAACATGACATTGCACACAAAGCATGCTGCAAATACTGCTTGGGACAGAGTAACGCTAATCACTCACTGCTGTGAACCTGAAATTCGCATCTCACAGGAGAACTGCATTTTACCTGGTGAGCCTGCATCCTGCTCACCCTCCCTTCATGGAGCAAGAAAGCTGACCTCcagaggcagagccctggggacagacaggcagggtgggggcagcCGCATGGCTATCTTGTCCAAGTGGTCTCCCGGATGAAGGCTGACACTGCCAGCCTAGCATCCACGTGCGGACATGGTGCCCACCCTGACGTCCTAGGCCACCCACCCTCTGGGGAATGTCCTCATAAGCAGACGTTCTGCCCTTCCTGCCCCCACTACTGGCTGTTCTTCTTGATCTTGAGGGAGTTCTGTTGTTCCTTTGGATGGGACAGACAGAGCTTTGCTAGGTTTGCTTTTGTTgagacttttcaattaaaaaaaaaaaaaggcttgtcTTAGTCCCATAACCTGAAACAGACACATAAGCACAGGGCCTGGACCACGCATGTCACCGGAGCTGACATCTCAGGAGACACGGGTTCAGTTTAAAAACATTGGCTCACATCCACCCCTCACAGCTTTGATCCTGATAAACTCTAAGTAGATCAAAGGGGTAGGCATGAAAAACAAAACCGTAATGGATTTTATAGTATCCCCAACCCCTGAAAACTTAGAGTGTTCACAGTCTTCCAATGGCTCCAAGCATAGACACCAACAGGGAAAAGACAGACAAATTTGGgtatgcttaaaaacaaaaacaaaacccaaaggcAAATAATCACAAACAAAGTCAAAGAGCAAAACAATAATCTGAGAAGAAACAGTGACAAATTACATCACAGAGTTGATCTCTCTAGTATGTAGAGACATCTGAAATCACAGGTCCAGTTCtaactgctgcacttccaatccagctccctgctaatggcccgagaaaagcagcagaagatggcctaagtggttgggtccttaccaccctcatgggaaaccctaatgaagctcctggcttctggcttcagcccacctcagctctggccattgcagtcacttggggagtgaatcagcagatagatctttctctgtctcttccgctttctctctgcaattttggctttcacacaaataagtaaaccttaaggAATAGAAGTGCTCCCCTCATGTGATCCAATTCTCATACTATTCCTCACCTACTCTGATTTCCCAAATGAGAgatctgagaaatggaaactttcaCAGAGCCCAGTTTGAGCTCGGGGTGGCAGCTGCCTGTGAGATAAAACACGTGCcgctgcctgtgctttgggcaACCCGTAGACCCGTGATGTGGAACTGGGCTAGAACAGGGCCTTGGCTGACAGTGCAGTGGGCTACTGCCGAGCTGGATTTAATAATGCATGGGATGGGTAGCCTGCcctctttgaaatatttatccATCTGCTTCAGTTCACAATTAGGAAGAAAGTGATACAGGATGTGCCGTTTCAAGCCTGGTGGCCACAATCATGTTTATCCTGTCCTTGGTCCCCAGagatgtgtgtgtccctgctgcccacggcCAGTCCTGCACCCAGTCCTCTCCCTCCACTTTCTGACAGTGGTCACTTTGCTCTTTGACACACACGGGCCCTTAGCCAGGGTGACAGCCCCACGGGAACCTAATAGGTCTCATCAATTGGCTTCTAAGAagagcctggaggagcagagcagagaccCTGCAGCTCCTGGGTGGTGCAGTCATGTGAGGTGTTACCTGAGGTCCCTGCTCAGTTTTGACATCGAAGGGATCTCCCACCAGCCGCTTCTTGGCATACTCCACGCTGCGCTTGACAAACTCGGGGTAGACCTGCTCCTCCACGAACACCCTGGAGGCAGCCGTGCAGCACTGGCCCTGGTTGAAGAACACTCCCTGATGGGCACACTCCACTGCCAAGTCCactgcaggggaggggcaggggtggggcaagAGGAAGCGATTAAGTCGttaaggcagagctggcagcagcTGCGGGGCTAATTGCCCACACCAGAAAACAGGCCCCGGATGGGATGGCTGTATTTCAGAAAAGAATTTTGTTCTCAGCCTTTTCCCAGCAGGGAGAGTGagggaaaggatttttttttttttcgcaagtCACCAAGTTCAGGGTTAAGTGAGTCCTCCCTCCTGGATTTCTCAGTGTTTTTAGCATCCCAATAGGCCCGGAAAGTTCTAGCAGCCCCATTTCACTTGCCCAAGGACCCCTCTAGTCTTGCTGCCTCCCCCTTCTGCTTTACTGGAGGTTGCCCAATGATCTATCCCATACACTCTGCGCTTAGGCCTTTTAAAGGAGGCGAAAGCTGGGAGAAGAGTTTTATGGAGACACATAACACCATGTGTGGTTTAGAAGGGTTAAAAAATATGACATAAAAGCACTGTTTAAAAACCCAAGGATGACTCCCTCGGAACTGCACAGCTGGCATTGAATCACAACCAGTTCCTACAACTGCGCTGGCAGGGCACTCAGTGAGTAAGCGCTCAGGGACATGCTTGGTGGATAGGAAGGGAAACAGGACGTCTTGCAGCACACATGGAGCTGCTCATGCCCATGTTAGTGCTGGCTCCACAAATACAGTTTTGGGGCTGGTGCTTTGGCATCATGGGTTAAGCTATTGCCTCTGATACCACATCCTATTcaggcattggttcaagtcccagctattccacttctgctaatgtgcctgggaaggcagaggagggaggcccaggtacttaggccctggtcatccacatgggagacccagactaagttcctgactcctgctttcatcctggcccagccccaactgctgtgGTCCATtggggagagtaaaccagcagatggaagacatacTTCgctctgtaagtcttcctttcaaatcaatcaatgaatCTTACAATAAAGAAATGCAGTTGGTTCAAACCAAGTTGCTGCTTCTGATACTAGCaacccatgtgggcgctggttcaagtcctggctgcttcacttctgctccagctccctgttgatgtacctgggaagtgctgggcccctgccactcacaagggagatgTAGATGgatttccagactcctggtttcagcctggcctaggccCTGACAttggggtcatctggggaatgaaccagagggtagaaggcctctcccttccttccctccccctccctctgtgtgtgtgtccgccctgatctctgtaactctgcctttcaaaatatgtagaataaatttatttaaaaatgtcagCTTTGTTGAGCACAGAGTGAAGGCCCATGGCTGATGATGGCTCTGAGCATTGGGAGGGAACAGTTCCAGGTCCACAGGGgcagctcccaggcctgctgcccaAGGCTGTGAGAGCCAGGCCACTGCTGGCTGGCAGAGCTGTCTGTATGAGTGCCAGTGGGACTGCAACACAGGATTCTGGGCCCGACCTGCATCCCCCACCCTGATGGCCAGGCCAGTGCCAAGTGGAAACTGCCCCTCCTCCCACATCACTCATTCATTTCCTGAACTGTGGTGGGAGCTTCGGGTGGCGTTCCAAGTGGCAGGGGCAGAGTGGCATGTTGCTCTTGACACCATGCCTGGGATGCCAGTCGGGCCAGGTGTTCATGTTTCTGGCCTGGCATTGCCGCCATGAGGAGCCAGAGATGGCTTCCTGGCAGGTGTCTGTGACTACTACACCAACAGGGCCCACATGGAGTCAGCCCTGGACTTTGCTGGCAGGATGTGGAGATGAGCTGAGAAGCGAGTGGGGCACATGGTCATGGTGGCACAAGCAAGCCACACAGGGCATCTGTTTCTTCTTGGGAATGAGTTTGGGACTTCAAGTGCACTTGAAGGTCACATCCAGAACTGTGGCTGCAGACACACTGGTGCATTAACAATGCCTCCACAAACTCAGGCAAGACCCTGGTGTGCCATGGTCTTGGGCCATGCCATAAGCCCTAAAAGTACATGTTTGTATTTTCAGATtgactgatttgaaaggaagagttacaaagatcctccatctgttggtccacatTCCCCAGAtgagcacagcagctggggctgggcctggctgaagggaGATGCTTCTTTCCTCCAACGTCCCTTTCCTGCCTCGGAGCTTGagtctcctgctttctctcccaCTGCCAGCTCCCACCGTCACAGGGAAAACACAGGTATAAGCCATTCACTCTTTAGTAAGAAATTCTATCCAagtctttctccccctccctcaggGATGTTTGCAATTCTCCTCTTATCTGAGGGTGGCAGAGACAGCTTTGTTTTCCAGGAAAGGAATTCCTGGCACTGGTGGACAGGTTGGGGAAGTTATTCTTGAAGGCACAGATGTTTCAAGGTCTTTGGGAAATCacatagatttttgttttcagCTGACCCTGTCAGCAAAGAATCGCATGCTTGTTGTGgccccttcttctctctgtattcaCTGGAGCCAAGAACAGCAGGACTTTCATATTGTGCCAGCTGGCTGCCAAGCTGCTCGGCAGGTGACTTTCCCAGGCAAGGGGTGGCATGGGCAGAGGACACAGACCACAGGGGTATTTTCTGGATCAGTTGCCACCCTCCTCCTCTGACTAGTCAGGCCCGACACCCAAAAAGAAGAAGCCTCTGAGCTGTGAGGAAGGCCTGGCCCACCAGGGGACTTGGGAAGAGACAGGGGCCAGCTCACCATCCTGCTGCAGGGCCAGGAAGGGGGGACATCATTGTGAGTGGCAGGAGTGGGTAGGCTTCACATGTGTGAATTCAGAATTTGGGCCAGGGGCTTGGTGGGAGATGGACAGGGGCTCTGGAGGGGAGGCAGGCACTCACGGTCAGCGTCAGCACACACGATGCAGGGATTCTTGCCCCCAAGTTCCAGAGTCACCCTCTTCAGGTTGCTCCGCGAGGCGGCCTCTTTAACCAGCTTGCCCACCTTCGGGATGAAAAACAGGCCTGAGTCCACCATGGAGCATGGGGCTCCTATCACATCACCAGGGCCATCTGCCATGTGCCTGCCCCAGCCACGGCCAAGCGCTGTTATCTCACCCCTGGCCTTGGTCAGCATCTCCTGGGCTGGGTTCAAaccagctcccagcctcagtatccacccagccccagctacctgtgacaggcaggtgggcagcaagccagcagatggtgggactctctctctctctgcatcttacataaataaaaataactttttaggGGCCAGCGCCATGCAATCACAGGTTAAGCTTCGCCTATGGCACctagtcccatatgggcaccaattcatgtctcagctatttttcttctgatccagttccctgctggcacatctgggacagcagcagcagatggtgcaaatgcttgtgcccctgcactggcatgggggACCCgtgagaaactcctggctcctgggtttggatcagctcagctccaactattgcacACATTTGcacacagatggaagacctctctgtgtctgtccttacgtctatgactctgcttttcaaacacaaataaacatttaaaaaatattaaaataatttttaaaaatatgcatttaattttGGTGTCGTTTTCCATAAAAATCTGCTATTATAAAAAAACCCTACAttgatttcaaaaatcttttcatgccaaaataaacaaactctCCCTGAACTTTCTGGACATGTGCGCTTGCATGTGCATGGGAATGATTCTCCATGCATAGAGCCCCCTTGGGCACCCTCGCCTCCTCCCAGCCTGCTGACCAACTAGCCTTGCCGAGGGGTGGTCTTCTATAAGCACACTATGCTTGCCTTTTCCCTTGTCCTGTGGGGTGGGACTAGAAAGTGATTTACTCTGTAAACAGGATCAGAGCCTCCTGTGTTATTAACCTTCCTACAACGCAGGCAAGTTAGCAGGCTAAGGACCCCGCTGACGGCGAAGTTCTTGGTCTCGCATGACCTGGCAGCTGCCCCCTTgccagcaggggtggggtggggcggggcaggcACAGGTTACCTCGGTGGAACCAGTGAAGGCGATCTTATTGATCTGAGGATGGGAAGAGATGGCTGCTCCCACGGTGGGCCCAAATCCTGGCACGATGTTCACCACGCCGGGAGGGAACCCCACCTGGGAAGACACAGAGCCGGCATCAGAGAGAGAACTGGTGGCAGCCACAGGCCTGTGCTGAGCCCGGGGACTGTGGCTGCATAATGGCCCTGCGTGGGACAGTGTCCCCCGGGGAGAATGGCCAGGGTCACACAGGAGTCCCAGGCCCAGCCATGCCACCCTGAACGAGCCTAGAGTTCTCATTTCCTGCCCTCCAAAGGTCTGTGAGCAAGTGTGCAAAGAGGGCACAAGGTGACAGCCACCTTCCTGGAGCAGGAGGGGACCAtgtggtgtgagtgtgtgagagaacagaatgagtgtgtgtgagaggggagagagaatgtgtgtgagcGTGTGAGAACGTGTGTGTGGCAGTATAACTGAGAATGCTAGTACGGGAGTGTCTGTGTGaatgtgagaatgtgtgtgtcAGAATGCGAGTGTGTGTGAGAATAGGTCAATACATGTGTGAGTGCATGGGACAGTGTGTGTGCAAATGTGAGTTTGTGTGCAAATGTGTGTGACAGAGATTGTGAGTTTATGGGAGAATGTAAGATTTCTGAATGCCAGCGAGTGTGTATGAATGTGTGAGCATGACAGTGTGAGAGAGtgcgtgtgtgaatgtgtgtgtgctctAGCCCGTCACCCGCCTCTCCCACCTGCCCCTCTGTATTCCAGATGGCCCCAGTGGtgcccccagctgctgtggccctcCCCAGAAGCCTGCCCTCCTGAGGTTGGGCAGCCGTGTCTTTCTCAGCGCTGCCTGCGTGTTGTGCATTCGCAGCCTCTGGGTAAGCAGACAAGGTGGGGGCCAGAGCCCTCACGCCTGCCGGCTCCCCACATGCATTGGCCTGTGGAaccaaggctgcagcagccagtgccGGAGTTTTTCCGGGTGCTGGTTTTGCACCGCTGTGACTTTAGAGACCATACGACAGGGCTGTGTTGTCACCAATGGTCCACAGAAGCCAGACACTGGCTTGGTATTGGCTGCCCCAAGCCCACGTTGGAGGAACTGCAGGGGACAGATTGgaatcagcccagcccagcctctctcctgttgtttctttttccaagTCGTTGCCACACGCCAGCTGGTGACAGAATGGCTTATCCTATCGCCAGGTGCATCTGGAAGGTTACAAAGGGATCCCCCTTGGCCTTCTGATTCCCTGAGCTGTGGTGGCTACTCAGAATGAGAGGGGGCCCTCTGGGGTAGCTGGGAGGTGGCTTGTAAGGTCACCCTCCAACAGAAACAGGTCATCCCAAGAACCCCTGAGAGCACAGGCTAGAGCTGAGGACCACAGGCAGGAACAGATCAGGATTTTGTCCAGAtctgtggccactgcaggcaggcgggggtgggaggggaatgCAGCTGCCAAGCAAAACACAgggtctcccttcctccccacagGACCACAGTCACTGCTCATCCAGCCAGGCAGGTACGGGCTCCCAGGCATGGGGCTGCAGGCCCTTCCTACATATGTCTCACCTCTTTGATCAGAGAGCCGAGATACAGGGCGGTGAGGGGCGTCTGTTCAGCCGGCTTCACGACCACAGTGTTTCCACAGCACAGGGCAGGTGCCAGCTTCCACACCAGCATCAGCAGCGGGAAGTTCCACTGCAGCAGAGCACCAGGACATCATGGTCATCCGGAGCCAACCCCTGCGTGACCCTGGTCCCCGGCACCCAGGGGTGTTCCAGTGTAGGACAGCAG from Ochotona princeps isolate mOchPri1 chromosome 6, mOchPri1.hap1, whole genome shotgun sequence encodes the following:
- the ALDH1A3 gene encoding retinaldehyde dehydrogenase 3, which gives rise to MATTNGAVENGQPDRKPPVLPRPVRNLEVKFTKIFINNEWHESKSGKKFATYNPSTLEKICEVEEGDKPDVDKAVEAAQAAFQRGSPWRRLDALSRGHLLQQLADLMERDRAVLATLETMDTGKPFLQAFFIDLEGCIKTLRYFAGWADKIQGRTIPTDDNVVCFTRHEPVGVCGAITPWNFPLLMLVWKLAPALCCGNTVVVKPAEQTPLTALYLGSLIKEVGFPPGVVNIVPGFGPTVGAAISSHPQINKIAFTGSTEVGKLVKEAASRSNLKRVTLELGGKNPCIVCADADLDLAVECAHQGVFFNQGQCCTAASRVFVEEQVYPEFVKRSVEYAKKRLVGDPFDVKTEQGPQIDQKQFNKILELIESGKQEGAKLECGGSAMEDRGLFITPTVFSEVTDRMRIAKEEIFGPVQPILKFKNIEEVIKRANSTDYGLTAAVFTKNLDKALKLASALESGTVWINCYNALYAQAPFGGFKMSGNGRELGEYALAEYTEVKTVTIKLDDQNP